Proteins encoded by one window of Phytohabitans houttuyneae:
- a CDS encoding RDD family protein, with protein sequence MTHPSTPPPAPQQASWQLPPPPWATPPMRPPQPPPALSPAGQPLASFADRFLAYLIDYAVLFCVTLVLALPAVVILFFSIAPDLLEVQPDGTPVEPDFMDFFVPLLLIELGLFLVLLVLSYVYYVEMLLRSGQTLGKRAMKIKVVPLDPDAKLTRGAAAKRWLVSYVATSFLPGLIYVDGLWQLWDKPYQQCLHDKFAGTVVVKVPA encoded by the coding sequence GTGACCCACCCCTCCACCCCTCCACCCGCGCCACAGCAGGCGAGCTGGCAGTTGCCGCCGCCACCGTGGGCCACACCGCCGATGCGGCCACCCCAGCCGCCGCCCGCGTTGAGCCCCGCCGGGCAGCCGCTGGCGTCCTTCGCCGACCGCTTCCTGGCGTACCTGATCGACTACGCCGTGCTCTTCTGCGTCACCCTCGTCCTCGCGCTCCCCGCGGTCGTCATCCTCTTCTTCTCCATCGCGCCCGACCTGCTGGAGGTGCAGCCCGACGGCACGCCGGTCGAGCCCGACTTCATGGACTTCTTCGTGCCGCTGCTGCTGATCGAGCTCGGCCTTTTCCTGGTGCTGCTCGTCCTGTCGTACGTCTACTACGTGGAGATGCTCCTTCGTAGCGGGCAGACGCTCGGCAAGCGCGCAATGAAGATCAAAGTCGTGCCGCTCGACCCGGACGCGAAGCTCACCCGAGGCGCGGCGGCCAAACGCTGGCTGGTCAGCTACGTCGCGACGAGCTTCCTTCCGGGCCTCATCTACGTCGACGGACTGTGGCAGCTGTGGGACAAGCCATACCAGCAGTGCCTCCACGACAAGTTCGCCGGCACCGTGGTCGTTAAGGTTCCTGCGTGA
- a CDS encoding fumarate hydratase, whose product MSAAAAFSFAPLLPTGADLTEYRLVSDEGVDVVNGPGGRRFLTVEPAVLTQLTAEAMHDIAHFLRPAHLTQLRSIIDDPAASPNDRFVALDLLRNANIAAGGVLPMCQDTGTAIVMGKRGRHVLTDGTDEEAIARGVYEAYTRLNLRYSQLAPLNMWDERNTGSNLPAQIEIYAEDPGGQPDAYKFLFMAKGGGSANKSYLYQETKALLNPERMMRFLDEKLRLIGTSACPPYHLAVVIGGTSGEYALKAAKLASAKYLDGMPTEGSMLAHGFRDLDLEAEVLELTRQFGIGAQFGGRYFCHDVRVIRLPRHGASCPVAIAVSCSADRQALAKVTPSGVWLERLETDPARFLPDVTDAHLDTEDVVRIDLNRPMDEIRAELSKYPVKTRLSLSGPLVVARDIAHAKIAERLDAGEPMPAYLRDHAVYYAGPAKTPEGYASGSFGPTTAGRMDAYVAKFQAAGGSHIMLAKGNRSRGVTESCHQHGGFYLGSIGGPAARLAQDCIKHVEVLEYPELGMEAVWKIDVEDFPAFIVVDDKGNDFFAEVTRPNPVLRIGARP is encoded by the coding sequence ATGAGCGCCGCCGCTGCTTTCTCCTTCGCCCCTTTGCTGCCCACCGGCGCCGACCTGACCGAGTACCGGCTGGTCAGCGACGAAGGCGTGGACGTGGTCAACGGCCCGGGTGGGCGGCGCTTTCTGACCGTCGAGCCCGCGGTGCTGACCCAGCTCACCGCCGAGGCCATGCACGACATCGCGCACTTCCTGCGCCCGGCCCACCTGACCCAGCTCCGGTCGATCATCGACGACCCGGCGGCCTCGCCCAACGACCGCTTCGTCGCGCTCGACCTGCTCCGCAACGCCAACATCGCGGCCGGTGGCGTGCTGCCGATGTGCCAGGACACCGGCACCGCGATCGTGATGGGCAAGCGCGGGCGGCACGTGCTTACCGACGGCACCGACGAGGAGGCCATCGCGCGCGGGGTGTACGAGGCGTACACCCGGCTCAACCTGCGCTACTCGCAGCTCGCGCCGCTGAACATGTGGGACGAGCGCAACACCGGCTCCAACCTGCCGGCGCAGATCGAGATCTACGCCGAGGACCCGGGCGGGCAGCCCGACGCGTACAAGTTCCTCTTCATGGCCAAGGGCGGCGGCTCGGCCAACAAGTCGTACCTGTACCAGGAGACCAAGGCGCTGCTCAATCCCGAGCGGATGATGCGCTTCCTGGACGAGAAGCTGCGGCTGATCGGCACCTCCGCCTGCCCGCCGTACCACCTGGCGGTCGTGATCGGCGGCACCTCGGGGGAGTACGCGCTGAAGGCCGCGAAGCTCGCCTCGGCGAAGTACCTCGACGGCATGCCCACCGAGGGCTCGATGCTGGCGCACGGATTCCGCGACCTCGACCTGGAGGCGGAGGTCCTGGAGCTGACCCGGCAGTTCGGGATCGGTGCCCAGTTCGGCGGGCGGTACTTCTGCCACGACGTGCGGGTGATCCGGCTGCCCCGGCATGGCGCCTCGTGCCCGGTGGCGATCGCGGTCTCCTGCTCGGCCGACCGGCAGGCGCTCGCCAAGGTCACCCCTTCCGGCGTGTGGCTGGAGCGCCTGGAGACCGACCCGGCCCGCTTCCTGCCCGACGTGACCGACGCGCACCTGGACACCGAAGATGTCGTGCGCATCGACCTCAACCGCCCGATGGACGAGATCCGCGCCGAGCTGTCCAAGTACCCGGTGAAGACCCGGCTGTCGTTGAGCGGCCCACTGGTGGTGGCGCGTGACATCGCTCACGCGAAGATCGCCGAGCGCCTCGACGCGGGCGAGCCCATGCCGGCGTACCTGCGCGACCACGCGGTCTACTACGCCGGTCCGGCCAAAACGCCCGAGGGGTACGCGTCCGGCTCGTTCGGTCCCACGACCGCCGGCCGGATGGACGCGTACGTGGCGAAGTTTCAGGCCGCGGGCGGGTCGCACATCATGCTCGCCAAGGGCAACCGCTCGCGCGGGGTCACCGAGTCGTGCCACCAGCACGGCGGTTTCTACCTCGGCTCGATCGGCGGGCCGGCCGCGCGCCTCGCGCAGGACTGCATCAAGCACGTCGAGGTGCTGGAGTACCCCGAGCTGGGCATGGAAGCCGTCTGGAAGATCGACGTAGAAGACTTTCCCGCCTTCATCGTCGTGGACGACAAGGGCAACGACTTCTTCGCCGAGGTGACCCGTCCGAACCCTGTCCTTCGCATCGGCGCTCGGCCGTGA
- a CDS encoding DUF397 domain-containing protein — protein sequence MAALDLTRAAWFKSTRSSGNGNCVEVAILDRGVAVRDTKDRSGAVLLFAPANWDSFVAGAKNGEFDLHR from the coding sequence ATGGCCGCCCTGGACCTGACCCGTGCAGCGTGGTTCAAGAGCACGCGCAGTAGCGGGAACGGCAACTGCGTTGAGGTCGCAATCCTCGACCGCGGGGTCGCGGTGCGCGACACGAAAGACCGGAGCGGAGCGGTGCTGCTCTTCGCACCGGCGAACTGGGACAGCTTCGTCGCCGGTGCGAAGAACGGGGAGTTTGATCTTCACCGCTGA
- a CDS encoding AfsR/SARP family transcriptional regulator, whose amino-acid sequence MRFGILGPLRVGGSEDATVTAGRDRVVLAMLLLNAGRVVPVDRLVDAMWDGTPPNTSRGQLQTCVSRLRRSLAATVGDEVIVTDPAGYSARIAPEELDATVFARLTMAARAAADADRLEEARESFRAALKLWRGPALSGIASRAVQRGAAALDEQQAVAIEECVEVELRLGRERELLGELTDLVERYPLRERLRAQLMLALYRAGRQADALAVYREARAVLAEELGVEPGQALREMQQRILVGDVGAPADDRRPHPPARCLPRTAADFTGRNEVVARLVEAVERADPSGPVIQLIDGMAGSGKTTLAVHVANLLSGRYPDAQLFVDLHGHSERQPLEPTAALVTLLRQLGVPSERIPPSPDERVALWRTELAARRVLVVLDNAASTAQVGPLLPAAPGCLALVTSRRRLVGLDGVHPEPLPVLAEPEAVELLARVAGPERIATEPAAAVEVVRRCGYLPLAIRLAGARLAHRRSWRVADLAARLRRERPVLPELAAEDRTVSSAFALSYRQLPEPAQRMFRLLGLYPGGWFNALGAAALADLPLAEAQDHLDELVDRHLVEEPGAGRFRLHDLMREYARELVTATEPEAARQAAIGHLLDWALHAVAGATAELERGLLHGSLNLRRPMRPDLVVPFADAGSAWLEEQRLNLPALVRCAAQTGHHEYAWKLARAMWRFLFIRCYSDDLLATQLDGLAAAQRSGDDAAVATMHNYLASVYFRAGEYLDAIEHVEAALKLRERLGHERDAAVCRGNLGVVMIQLGRLSEGVECSLQALATWRRLANDRGISSALADLGMAHMLLGRYDEALAMHRRHLLLAVEHGLDFQVGVALGHIAQVRLRLGQLPVAIRLLNSAVHLKRRTGNRYGEGEVLNDLGVAYRLCGDRATAERYHRDALKIMREIGDRRGEALVRNDLGFTLASGGRSSEAGEQHTQALAIARKIMHRYEEARALDGLAAGLRCSDPSQARRYWERCLTIQRDMGIPEAAAVVVSLAELDAERVAAAHR is encoded by the coding sequence ATGCGGTTCGGGATCCTGGGGCCGCTGCGGGTGGGCGGCTCGGAGGACGCCACGGTCACCGCCGGGCGGGACCGTGTGGTCCTCGCCATGCTCCTGCTCAATGCCGGCCGGGTGGTGCCGGTCGACCGCCTCGTCGACGCCATGTGGGACGGCACCCCGCCCAACACCTCCCGTGGCCAGCTGCAGACCTGCGTCTCCCGGCTGCGCCGGTCGCTCGCCGCGACCGTCGGCGACGAGGTGATCGTCACGGACCCCGCCGGGTACTCCGCGCGGATCGCGCCGGAGGAGCTGGACGCCACCGTCTTCGCCCGGCTGACCATGGCCGCGCGCGCGGCCGCGGACGCCGACCGGTTGGAGGAGGCGCGTGAGTCGTTCCGTGCCGCCTTGAAGCTGTGGCGCGGCCCGGCGCTGTCCGGCATCGCGAGCCGGGCGGTGCAGCGCGGTGCCGCCGCGCTCGACGAGCAGCAGGCCGTGGCGATCGAGGAGTGCGTCGAGGTCGAGCTGCGGCTGGGCCGCGAGCGCGAGCTGCTCGGCGAGCTCACCGACCTCGTCGAGCGGTACCCGTTGCGGGAGCGCCTCCGCGCCCAGCTGATGCTCGCCCTGTACCGGGCGGGGCGGCAGGCCGACGCGCTGGCCGTCTACCGCGAGGCGCGCGCGGTGCTCGCCGAGGAGCTCGGCGTCGAGCCCGGCCAGGCCCTGCGGGAGATGCAGCAGCGGATCCTCGTCGGCGACGTGGGCGCGCCCGCCGACGACCGCCGGCCACACCCGCCCGCACGCTGCCTGCCGCGCACGGCCGCCGACTTCACCGGCCGAAACGAGGTCGTGGCGCGGCTTGTCGAGGCGGTCGAGCGCGCCGACCCGAGCGGGCCGGTGATCCAGCTGATCGACGGCATGGCCGGGAGCGGCAAGACCACGCTGGCCGTTCACGTGGCAAACCTGCTCTCCGGGCGCTACCCGGACGCCCAGCTCTTCGTCGACCTTCACGGGCACAGCGAGCGGCAGCCGCTGGAGCCGACCGCCGCGCTGGTCACGCTGTTGCGCCAGCTTGGCGTGCCGAGCGAGCGGATACCGCCGTCGCCCGACGAGCGGGTGGCGCTGTGGCGCACGGAGCTGGCCGCCCGCCGGGTGCTGGTGGTGCTCGACAACGCCGCGAGCACCGCACAGGTCGGCCCGCTGCTGCCCGCCGCACCCGGCTGCCTGGCGCTGGTCACCAGCCGCCGCCGGCTTGTCGGGCTGGACGGTGTCCACCCGGAGCCTCTGCCCGTGCTCGCCGAGCCGGAGGCCGTCGAGCTGCTCGCCCGGGTGGCCGGCCCGGAGCGGATCGCCACCGAGCCGGCGGCCGCCGTCGAGGTCGTGCGGCGCTGCGGGTACCTGCCGCTGGCCATCCGACTCGCCGGCGCCCGCCTCGCCCACCGCCGCAGCTGGCGCGTCGCCGACCTGGCCGCGCGCCTGCGCCGGGAGCGCCCGGTGCTGCCCGAGCTGGCGGCCGAGGACCGGACGGTGTCGAGCGCGTTCGCGCTGTCGTACCGGCAGCTGCCCGAGCCGGCACAGCGCATGTTCCGGCTGCTCGGGCTCTATCCGGGCGGGTGGTTCAACGCGCTGGGTGCGGCGGCGCTCGCCGACCTCCCGCTGGCCGAGGCCCAGGACCACCTCGACGAGCTGGTCGACCGGCACCTGGTGGAGGAGCCGGGCGCGGGGCGCTTCCGGCTGCACGACCTCATGCGGGAGTACGCGCGGGAGCTCGTCACCGCGACCGAGCCGGAGGCCGCCCGCCAGGCCGCGATCGGGCATCTGCTCGACTGGGCGCTGCACGCCGTGGCGGGTGCAACCGCCGAGCTGGAGCGTGGCCTGCTGCACGGCTCGCTCAACCTCCGCCGGCCGATGCGCCCGGACCTGGTGGTGCCGTTTGCCGACGCGGGCTCGGCGTGGCTGGAGGAGCAGCGGCTCAACCTGCCGGCGCTGGTGCGGTGCGCGGCGCAGACCGGCCACCACGAGTACGCGTGGAAGCTGGCCCGCGCGATGTGGCGGTTTCTCTTCATCCGGTGCTACAGCGACGACCTCCTCGCCACCCAGCTCGACGGCCTGGCGGCCGCGCAGCGCTCCGGTGACGACGCCGCGGTGGCGACAATGCACAACTACCTGGCATCCGTCTACTTCCGGGCCGGCGAGTACCTCGACGCGATCGAACACGTGGAGGCCGCGCTGAAGCTGCGCGAGCGGCTGGGTCACGAGCGGGACGCGGCGGTCTGCCGGGGCAACCTCGGCGTCGTGATGATCCAGCTCGGCCGCCTGTCCGAGGGCGTCGAGTGCTCGCTCCAGGCGCTCGCGACCTGGCGCCGGCTCGCCAACGACCGGGGCATCTCGTCCGCCCTGGCCGACCTGGGCATGGCGCACATGCTGCTCGGCCGGTACGACGAGGCCCTGGCCATGCACCGCCGGCACCTGCTGCTCGCGGTCGAGCACGGGCTGGACTTCCAGGTCGGCGTGGCGCTCGGCCACATCGCCCAGGTGCGGCTGCGGCTCGGACAGCTCCCGGTGGCGATCCGCCTGCTCAACAGCGCCGTGCACCTCAAGCGGCGCACGGGCAACCGGTACGGCGAGGGCGAGGTGCTCAACGACCTCGGCGTCGCGTACCGCCTCTGCGGCGACCGGGCCACGGCGGAGCGCTACCACCGCGACGCCCTCAAGATCATGCGGGAAATCGGCGACCGGCGGGGTGAGGCGCTGGTCCGAAACGACCTGGGGTTCACGCTCGCGAGCGGCGGGCGGTCGAGCGAGGCGGGTGAGCAGCACACGCAGGCGCTGGCCATCGCCCGGAAGATCATGCATCGGTACGAGGAGGCCCGCGCCCTCGACGGCCTCGCCGCCGGCCTGCGGTGCTCGGACCCGTCCCAGGCGCGCCGCTACTGGGAGCGCTGCCTGACCATCCAGCGCGACATGGGCATCCCGGAGGCGGCCGCGGTCGTGGTCAGCCTGGCTGAGCTGGACGCCGAACGGGTCGCCGCCGCCCACCGTTGA
- a CDS encoding helix-turn-helix domain-containing protein → MSGSPTVRRRRIARELRHLRERAGMNLEQAARQLDMSKSNLSRIENAQIGIKPRDVRAALALYQVTGTDAEALIDIARGAQQRGWWQNYSDVLPVWFEFYVGLEAEASAVWTYEAETVPGLMQTEDYARAVYRLTAGEDDLDRKVAARIRRQEVLHRENPVELSAVLNEAVLLRSVGGPEVMSQQLDHLADLSELPNVTIQVLPFSVGGHPAMTTPYVIISFPDAADEPVVYLENLTNGQALEEQDHVRGYTLVHERLRKMALAPDESTAWIRKASRNRP, encoded by the coding sequence GTGTCTGGAAGTCCGACAGTTCGCCGCCGCCGTATCGCCCGTGAGCTCCGCCACCTGCGCGAGCGGGCGGGGATGAACCTTGAACAGGCCGCGCGCCAACTCGATATGTCGAAGAGCAACCTGTCCCGCATCGAAAATGCGCAGATCGGGATAAAACCGCGCGATGTACGCGCCGCACTGGCGCTCTATCAGGTGACCGGAACGGACGCCGAAGCACTCATCGATATCGCCCGCGGCGCACAGCAGCGTGGGTGGTGGCAAAACTACAGCGATGTGTTACCCGTCTGGTTCGAGTTCTACGTCGGTCTGGAGGCGGAGGCGTCCGCCGTTTGGACATATGAGGCCGAAACCGTGCCGGGTCTCATGCAGACCGAGGATTACGCGCGTGCCGTCTACCGCCTGACGGCCGGCGAGGACGACCTCGATCGCAAGGTCGCGGCCCGGATCCGCCGGCAAGAGGTTCTGCATCGCGAAAATCCCGTCGAGTTGTCAGCAGTACTCAACGAAGCCGTTCTCTTGCGCTCAGTGGGCGGCCCAGAGGTGATGAGCCAGCAACTCGACCATCTGGCGGATCTGTCAGAGCTACCTAACGTGACTATTCAGGTACTGCCCTTTTCCGTTGGTGGCCATCCGGCAATGACAACACCCTACGTGATCATAAGCTTTCCCGACGCAGCGGACGAGCCTGTGGTCTATCTAGAGAATTTGACGAACGGTCAAGCCTTGGAAGAGCAGGATCACGTGCGCGGGTATACACTCGTCCACGAGAGGCTGCGCAAAATGGCGCTCGCTCCCGACGAATCGACCGCCTGGATTCGCAAGGCTTCTCGCAACCGTCCGTAA
- a CDS encoding outer membrane protein assembly factor BamB family protein, giving the protein MAKGAASGRTGWVVAALIVLVILVSTNTWNPFPGIWEWVSTSQPVASSNVVWQQRLGSGPKSVTIAGNSVVVEHRTSVEARGISSGAQLWEKDKDWAAVAGEGLDSVVVVGELLKKGYEVLDPLSGFVRRSDKRAVAVWTYRNALLDVHCDDAKECQLTAWEPRGTTPMWTVELPGVGFVLFADNPDLLDAKPLSARRVEGGAGGPVLMPSLLGFPVDGKVRVVDTAAGRVVQDFEPDRHDRHVVVGGRVIRVQARSADGTCYFTVFATDPALQREVWRHEAVNLRTAEGAGCAQREDPAGGQNVIVGVTADGREAVLDAYDGRVLWLGAQGEKLVAVDDQFALVRASGGKAITTYQFGVKRARWSFTTADTKASVAITRFAAIVAPEEPDRIVALDPATGRTLVEVRSSAKVLAVGPTGMIIGEQREIGFVAFGGTTQPASPGSVPAPADTSLCDGPKDPLCGQGK; this is encoded by the coding sequence GTGGCGAAAGGGGCGGCCAGCGGAAGGACGGGGTGGGTCGTCGCCGCCCTGATTGTGCTGGTCATCCTGGTTAGCACCAATACCTGGAACCCATTTCCGGGCATATGGGAGTGGGTCAGCACCAGCCAGCCGGTCGCCTCGTCGAACGTGGTCTGGCAGCAGCGGCTCGGCAGCGGCCCGAAAAGCGTGACAATCGCCGGCAACTCGGTCGTGGTCGAGCACCGTACCTCCGTCGAGGCGCGCGGCATCAGCTCCGGCGCCCAGCTGTGGGAGAAGGACAAGGACTGGGCCGCGGTCGCCGGCGAAGGGCTCGACTCGGTCGTCGTCGTGGGCGAGCTGCTGAAAAAGGGGTACGAGGTGCTGGACCCCCTCAGCGGTTTCGTGCGCCGCAGCGACAAGCGTGCCGTGGCGGTGTGGACGTACCGCAACGCGCTGCTCGACGTGCACTGCGACGACGCCAAGGAGTGCCAGCTGACCGCGTGGGAGCCGCGCGGCACCACTCCTATGTGGACGGTCGAGCTGCCGGGTGTCGGGTTCGTGCTGTTCGCCGACAACCCGGACCTGCTCGATGCCAAGCCCCTCAGCGCGCGCCGGGTCGAGGGCGGCGCGGGCGGCCCGGTCCTGATGCCCTCGCTGCTGGGCTTTCCGGTGGACGGCAAGGTGCGGGTCGTGGACACCGCGGCGGGCCGCGTCGTGCAGGACTTCGAGCCGGACCGCCACGACCGCCACGTGGTGGTGGGCGGCCGGGTGATCCGGGTACAGGCCCGCTCGGCGGATGGCACCTGCTACTTCACGGTCTTCGCCACCGACCCCGCGTTGCAGCGCGAGGTGTGGCGGCACGAGGCGGTCAACCTGCGTACCGCCGAGGGGGCGGGCTGCGCGCAGCGGGAGGATCCGGCCGGCGGGCAGAACGTGATCGTCGGCGTGACCGCGGACGGGCGGGAAGCGGTGCTCGACGCGTACGACGGCCGGGTGCTGTGGCTGGGCGCGCAGGGTGAGAAGCTCGTCGCGGTCGACGACCAGTTCGCGCTCGTACGGGCGTCCGGCGGCAAGGCGATCACGACGTACCAGTTCGGCGTGAAGCGGGCGCGGTGGAGCTTCACGACCGCCGATACGAAGGCGAGCGTGGCGATCACCAGGTTCGCCGCGATCGTCGCGCCGGAGGAACCGGACCGCATCGTGGCCCTCGACCCCGCCACCGGTCGCACGCTCGTCGAGGTGCGGTCGTCGGCGAAGGTCCTGGCCGTGGGGCCTACCGGCATGATCATCGGAGAGCAGCGCGAGATCGGCTTCGTGGCGTTCGGCGGAACGACCCAGCCCGCCTCACCGGGCTCGGTGCCGGCGCCCGCCGACACCTCGCTCTGCGACGGGCCGAAGGATCCCCTCTGCGGTCAGGGCAAGTGA
- the hisC gene encoding histidinol-phosphate transaminase gives MTRLTRADLEALPSYVPGRSPADLARELGLPEAIKLASNEVPYGPLPGVVEAVAEAAAGVHRYPDMGVVALREALAERYAVAPERIATGCGSVALCEHLARATCLPGDEILYSWRSFEAYPIIAATTGATSVRVPNDAGHNHDLPAMAAAVTDRTRMILVCNPNNPTGTSIRRADLDRFLDAVPDDVLVVLDEAYREFVTDPGVPDGLQVYGDRPNVAVLRTLSKAWGLAGLRVGFLVAQPEVAAAVRKVVTPFSTSAVAQAAALAALRQQEEVQRRCALVIAERDRLGEAVRKLGIDVPDSQANFVWLPLGDRSAAFGAACEARGVIVRPFPGDGVRVTVGTPAENDAFLAAAEAAL, from the coding sequence ATGACCAGGCTGACCCGCGCCGACCTCGAGGCGCTGCCCAGCTACGTGCCCGGCCGCAGCCCCGCCGACCTTGCCCGCGAGCTGGGTCTGCCGGAGGCGATCAAGCTGGCCAGCAACGAGGTGCCGTACGGACCTCTGCCGGGCGTGGTCGAGGCCGTCGCCGAGGCGGCCGCCGGCGTGCACCGGTACCCGGACATGGGCGTTGTCGCGCTGCGCGAGGCGCTCGCCGAGCGGTACGCGGTGGCGCCCGAGCGGATCGCCACCGGCTGCGGCTCAGTCGCCCTCTGCGAGCACCTCGCCCGGGCCACCTGCCTGCCCGGTGACGAGATCCTCTACTCGTGGCGCTCCTTCGAGGCGTACCCCATCATCGCGGCCACCACCGGCGCGACAAGCGTGCGCGTGCCGAACGACGCCGGGCACAACCACGACCTGCCGGCGATGGCGGCCGCGGTCACCGACCGCACGCGCATGATCCTTGTCTGCAACCCCAACAACCCGACGGGTACCTCGATCCGCCGCGCCGACCTCGACCGCTTCCTCGACGCGGTGCCGGACGACGTGCTGGTCGTGCTCGACGAGGCGTACCGCGAGTTCGTCACCGACCCGGGCGTGCCGGACGGCCTCCAGGTGTACGGCGACCGCCCCAACGTCGCCGTCCTGCGCACCCTGTCCAAGGCGTGGGGCCTCGCCGGCCTGCGGGTGGGCTTCCTCGTCGCGCAGCCTGAGGTGGCCGCTGCCGTACGCAAGGTCGTGACCCCGTTCTCCACCAGCGCGGTCGCCCAGGCGGCGGCGCTCGCCGCACTGCGGCAGCAGGAGGAGGTACAGCGCCGCTGCGCGCTCGTCATCGCCGAACGCGACCGGCTCGGCGAGGCCGTCCGCAAGCTGGGCATCGACGTGCCGGACAGCCAGGCCAACTTCGTCTGGCTCCCGCTCGGCGACCGGTCGGCGGCCTTCGGCGCGGCCTGTGAGGCGCGCGGCGTGATCGTGCGCCCCTTCCCCGGTGACGGTGTTCGTGTGACGGTCGGCACACCGGCCGAAAACGACGCGTTCCTCGCCGCCGCGGAGGCCGCCCTTTAG
- a CDS encoding GNAT family N-acetyltransferase encodes MRHLSIVRADHGDVEAIIDLITDSFQHLAVSVWLVPRRHERWAVLHGHIRIHVEHAMRYGYVHVTGDRLGVAVWLPHDRRIPAPADYEERLVKACGQWTDRFRTVDRLFAGHHPREPHHHLTYLAVHTDRRGEGIGSMLLRHHHARLDAAGIGAYLEASSSPSRDLYARHGYRTGEMFAVPDGAPFWPMWREPYLPVER; translated from the coding sequence TTGAGGCACCTGTCGATCGTGCGAGCCGACCACGGCGATGTGGAAGCCATCATCGACCTCATCACCGACTCGTTCCAACATCTTGCCGTTTCGGTCTGGCTCGTGCCCCGTCGCCACGAGCGGTGGGCGGTGCTGCACGGCCACATCCGGATCCACGTCGAGCACGCGATGCGGTACGGCTACGTGCACGTCACCGGCGACCGGCTGGGTGTCGCGGTCTGGCTGCCGCACGACCGCCGGATCCCCGCGCCGGCAGACTACGAGGAGCGCCTGGTGAAGGCGTGCGGCCAGTGGACCGACAGGTTTCGCACCGTCGACCGGCTCTTCGCCGGGCATCACCCTCGGGAGCCGCACCACCACTTGACGTACCTGGCGGTGCACACCGACCGCCGGGGTGAGGGCATCGGCTCGATGCTCCTGCGCCACCACCACGCCCGGCTGGACGCGGCCGGCATCGGGGCCTACCTGGAGGCCAGCAGCTCGCCCAGCCGCGACCTGTACGCGCGGCACGGGTACCGCACGGGCGAGATGTTCGCGGTGCCGGACGGCGCACCCTTCTGGCCGATGTGGCGTGAGCCCTACCTCCCGGTCGAGCGCTAA
- a CDS encoding class II fumarate hydratase has product MGEVRVPAEALWRAQTQRAVENFPVSGRGLEPAHIKALAQIKGAAAQVNVRLGVLPADVGQAIATAAAHVADGGYDDQFPVDVFQTGSGTSSNMNANEVLATLATRELDRPVHPNDEVNASQSSNDVFPSSIHLAATDAVMHDLLPALRHLGFTLEAKVDEFASVVKAGRTHLMDATPVTLGQEFSGYAAQVQYGIERLESSLPRLAELPLGGTAVGTGVNTPPGFASEVIAKLREMTGLPLNEARNHFEAQGARDALVEASGQLRTIAVGLYKIANDIRWMGSGPRAGLRELQIPDLQPGSSIMPGKVNPVVCESVRQVCAQVIGNDATVAFAGSQGDFELNVMLPVMARNLLESIRLLAAASRLLADRCVAGLVANVEVCRDYAEASPSIVTPLNRFLGYEEAASIAKQALSSGQSIRAVVHDRGHVEAGRITEEQLEEALDVLRMTRP; this is encoded by the coding sequence ATGGGCGAGGTCCGGGTGCCCGCCGAGGCCCTTTGGCGGGCGCAGACCCAGCGGGCCGTGGAAAACTTCCCGGTCTCCGGCCGTGGGCTGGAGCCTGCGCACATCAAGGCCCTCGCCCAGATCAAGGGGGCGGCCGCGCAGGTCAACGTGCGGCTGGGCGTGCTGCCGGCCGACGTGGGTCAGGCGATCGCGACGGCGGCGGCGCACGTGGCCGACGGCGGCTACGACGACCAGTTTCCGGTGGACGTCTTCCAGACCGGCTCCGGCACCTCCTCCAACATGAACGCGAACGAGGTGCTCGCCACCCTGGCCACCCGTGAGCTGGACCGCCCGGTGCACCCCAACGACGAGGTGAACGCCTCGCAGTCGAGCAACGACGTCTTTCCCTCGTCGATCCATCTGGCCGCCACCGACGCGGTGATGCACGACCTGCTGCCCGCGCTGCGGCACCTCGGCTTCACGCTGGAGGCGAAGGTCGACGAGTTTGCCAGCGTGGTGAAGGCCGGCCGGACGCACCTGATGGACGCCACACCGGTCACGCTCGGCCAGGAGTTTTCCGGCTACGCGGCCCAGGTGCAGTACGGCATCGAGCGGCTGGAGTCGAGCCTGCCCCGCCTCGCCGAGCTGCCCTTGGGCGGCACCGCGGTCGGTACCGGCGTCAACACCCCTCCCGGCTTTGCGTCCGAGGTCATCGCGAAGCTGCGCGAGATGACCGGGCTCCCGCTGAACGAGGCACGCAACCACTTCGAGGCGCAAGGCGCGAGAGACGCGCTCGTGGAGGCATCCGGCCAGCTGCGCACGATCGCGGTCGGGCTCTACAAGATCGCAAATGACATCCGCTGGATGGGCTCAGGTCCGCGGGCCGGCCTGCGCGAGCTGCAGATCCCTGATCTCCAGCCGGGCTCCTCGATCATGCCGGGCAAGGTGAACCCGGTGGTGTGCGAGTCGGTGCGCCAGGTGTGCGCGCAGGTCATCGGCAACGACGCCACGGTCGCCTTTGCCGGCTCCCAGGGCGACTTCGAGCTCAACGTGATGCTCCCCGTCATGGCCCGCAACCTGCTGGAGTCGATCCGGCTGCTGGCCGCCGCGAGCCGCCTCCTCGCCGACCGGTGCGTCGCCGGCCTGGTGGCCAACGTGGAGGTCTGCCGCGACTACGCCGAGGCGTCGCCGTCGATCGTCACCCCGCTCAACCGCTTCCTCGGCTACGAGGAGGCGGCCTCGATCGCCAAGCAGGCGCTCAGCTCGGGGCAGTCGATCCGCGCCGTGGTGCACGACCGGGGCCACGTCGAGGCGGGCCGGATCACCGAGGAGCAGCTCGAGGAGGCGCTCGACGTGCTCCGGATGACCCGCCCGTGA